Proteins from a genomic interval of Rhodococcoides fascians A25f:
- a CDS encoding helix-turn-helix transcriptional regulator, with the protein MRSARLLRIMLLLQQGRTATAQSLADQVEVSVRTIYRDIGALGAAGVPLWTETGPGGGIRLLDGWQSALTGMTGIETSALMLLGMPSIAADLGLSDVTAAAESKLLGALPVPLRASAQLWRERVHVDVPGWFTVPAANDVVPVLARAVLGGREIEMAYRGGRRVVGPLGLVVKASVWYLVATRGERVLSFRVDRIGSVTESKTPVVRPEGFDLAQWWNASMAEFDRSLLTYACRVRLSDSAIRALPRVIGATAMPATAPPDDDGWTTVDLMLESEEVALGQLIALGGGVRVLEPTSLRISLRDLASNIALDNG; encoded by the coding sequence ATGCGTTCCGCGCGGTTGCTCCGCATCATGCTGCTGCTCCAGCAGGGGCGAACGGCGACTGCGCAATCCCTGGCCGACCAGGTCGAGGTATCCGTCCGAACCATCTACCGCGACATCGGCGCACTCGGTGCGGCCGGAGTGCCTCTGTGGACCGAAACCGGCCCCGGCGGCGGCATCCGGCTGCTCGACGGGTGGCAGTCCGCACTGACCGGTATGACCGGGATCGAAACGTCGGCGCTGATGCTTCTCGGGATGCCCTCGATTGCTGCCGACCTGGGTCTGTCCGATGTCACCGCTGCGGCCGAGAGCAAGCTTCTCGGCGCATTGCCGGTTCCGTTGCGGGCGAGCGCGCAACTGTGGCGTGAGCGTGTGCATGTGGACGTTCCCGGGTGGTTCACCGTGCCCGCCGCGAACGATGTCGTGCCGGTGCTGGCTCGTGCGGTGCTCGGTGGTCGGGAGATCGAGATGGCTTACCGCGGTGGGAGACGGGTCGTAGGGCCGCTCGGTCTCGTGGTGAAGGCGTCGGTCTGGTACCTGGTGGCCACGCGCGGCGAGCGCGTCCTGTCGTTTCGGGTCGACCGGATCGGCAGCGTCACGGAGTCGAAAACTCCGGTCGTTCGGCCCGAGGGATTCGACCTCGCGCAGTGGTGGAACGCGTCGATGGCGGAGTTCGATCGGTCGCTGCTGACGTATGCATGTCGTGTTCGTCTGTCCGACTCCGCAATTCGCGCTCTGCCTCGGGTGATCGGTGCCACGGCGATGCCGGCAACTGCGCCGCCCGACGACGACGGCTGGACCACCGTGGACCTGATGCTCGAGAGCGAGGAGGTGGCGCTCGGACAGCTGATCGCGCTCGGTGGGGGAGTCCGGGTGCTCGAGCCGACCTCTCTGCGTATATCTCTGCGCGACCTCGCGTCGAACATCGCACTCGACAACGGTTGA
- a CDS encoding glycoside hydrolase family 76 protein encodes MQELWSQRADAAEGAVVARHMCRLWGLPGTTLGVVAWPPVRRERLFLRWHYWWQAHLLDCAVDAADRELTPKRRRRLNKITRAHRTRNISGWTNNYYDDMAWLGLALERAQRQHFVGNRGGIQQIEMELFDAWAPAEGGGIPWRKKDDFYNAPANGPAAIMLARTGRLWRAQEMSDWMNRTLRDQRTGLIIDGVHSTRAIVDAGEQPELERAIYSYCQGVTLGLETELAVRLGEPRHAKRVHTLVDSVENHLTRNLVITGGGGGDGGLFNSILARYLAVVAVELPGDSDADDRARELAAAIVLHSAEAAWENRLEVEDNPLFGADWTREARFPGQGLHIATFAEGTVRPSDVPERDLSVQLGGWMLMEAAYRVSAAGF; translated from the coding sequence ATGCAGGAGTTGTGGTCGCAGCGTGCGGACGCTGCGGAGGGGGCCGTCGTCGCGCGGCACATGTGTCGGCTGTGGGGGCTGCCGGGCACGACGCTCGGAGTCGTCGCCTGGCCTCCGGTCCGCCGTGAGCGGCTGTTCCTGCGTTGGCACTACTGGTGGCAGGCCCATCTGCTCGACTGCGCAGTCGATGCCGCAGATCGTGAACTCACTCCCAAGCGCCGTCGCAGACTGAACAAGATCACCCGAGCGCATCGCACCCGCAACATCAGCGGATGGACCAACAACTACTACGACGACATGGCCTGGCTCGGGCTGGCACTCGAACGCGCGCAGCGTCAGCACTTCGTCGGCAATCGCGGTGGCATCCAGCAGATCGAGATGGAGCTGTTCGACGCCTGGGCTCCGGCCGAGGGTGGCGGCATTCCGTGGCGCAAGAAGGACGACTTCTACAACGCCCCGGCCAACGGTCCGGCCGCGATCATGCTCGCTCGCACCGGTCGACTGTGGCGTGCCCAGGAGATGTCGGACTGGATGAATCGGACTCTGCGGGACCAGCGAACCGGCTTGATCATCGACGGAGTGCACTCCACTCGCGCGATCGTCGACGCGGGTGAACAGCCCGAGCTGGAACGTGCGATCTACAGCTACTGCCAGGGAGTCACGCTCGGCCTCGAGACCGAACTCGCGGTTCGACTCGGCGAGCCCAGGCATGCGAAGCGAGTCCACACACTGGTCGACTCCGTCGAGAACCACCTGACCCGTAACCTCGTCATCACCGGCGGCGGCGGGGGAGACGGCGGACTGTTCAACTCCATCCTGGCGCGTTACCTGGCCGTGGTCGCGGTCGAGCTGCCCGGAGACTCCGACGCCGACGATCGTGCCCGCGAACTCGCCGCGGCAATCGTGCTGCACTCGGCCGAGGCCGCGTGGGAAAACCGACTCGAAGTGGAAGACAACCCGCTGTTCGGAGCCGACTGGACCCGCGAAGCACGATTCCCGGGCCAGGGACTGCACATCGCCACTTTTGCCGAGGGCACCGTCCGACCGTCCGACGTACCCGAGCGAGATCTGTCGGTCCAACTCGGCGGCTGGATGCTGATGGAAGCCGCCTACCGAGTCTCGGCTGCAGGGTTCTAG
- a CDS encoding adenylosuccinate synthase, which yields MPAIVLIGAQWGDEGKGKATDLFGERLQWVVRYQGGNNAGHTVVLPNGDKFALHLIPSGILTPGVKNVIGNGVVVDPGVLLTELDGLEKRDVDTSNLLLSADAHLIMPYHVAIDKVTERFLGAKKIGTTGRGIGPCYQDKIARVGVRAADVLDEKILTQKVEAALEFKNQVLSKIYNRRALDSQQVVDEVLEQAEGFKHRITDTRLQLNLALERGETILLEGSQGTLLDVDHGTYPYVTSSNPTAGGASVGSGIGPNKIGTVLGILKAYTTRVGSGPFPTELFDNHGEYLAKQGGEVGVTTGRARRTGWFDAVIARYATRVNGITDYFLTKLDVLSSLDTVPICVAYDVDGVRHDEMPMTQTGFHHAKPIYEEMPGWWEDISGARTFEELPINAQNYVLRLEELSGAYMSCIGVGPGRDETIVRRDILR from the coding sequence ATGCCGGCGATAGTCCTGATCGGCGCCCAGTGGGGCGACGAGGGCAAAGGCAAAGCCACCGACCTTTTCGGCGAACGCCTTCAATGGGTCGTTCGTTACCAGGGCGGAAACAACGCCGGGCACACCGTTGTGCTTCCGAACGGCGACAAGTTCGCGCTCCATCTGATCCCGTCGGGAATCCTCACGCCGGGCGTGAAGAACGTCATCGGCAACGGCGTCGTCGTCGATCCCGGTGTGTTGCTGACCGAGCTCGACGGGCTGGAAAAGCGCGACGTCGACACCTCGAACCTGCTGCTCAGCGCCGATGCGCACCTGATCATGCCGTACCACGTGGCCATCGACAAGGTGACCGAGCGTTTCCTCGGTGCCAAGAAGATCGGTACCACCGGGCGCGGTATCGGGCCCTGCTACCAGGACAAGATCGCCCGCGTCGGAGTCCGAGCGGCCGATGTGCTCGACGAGAAGATTCTGACCCAGAAGGTCGAGGCCGCACTCGAATTCAAGAACCAGGTGCTCTCGAAGATCTACAACCGGCGGGCGTTGGATTCACAGCAGGTTGTCGACGAGGTGCTCGAGCAGGCAGAGGGCTTCAAGCACCGCATCACCGACACCAGGCTGCAGCTGAACCTGGCGCTCGAGCGCGGCGAGACCATTCTGCTCGAAGGCTCGCAGGGCACGCTGCTCGACGTCGATCACGGCACGTACCCCTACGTCACGTCCTCGAATCCGACGGCGGGAGGCGCATCGGTCGGCTCCGGCATCGGCCCCAACAAGATCGGGACCGTGCTCGGCATCCTGAAGGCCTACACGACGCGTGTCGGCTCGGGTCCGTTCCCGACGGAGTTGTTCGACAATCACGGCGAGTACCTGGCCAAGCAGGGCGGCGAGGTGGGCGTCACCACCGGTCGCGCCAGGCGCACCGGTTGGTTCGATGCCGTCATCGCGCGATACGCCACCCGCGTCAACGGCATCACCGACTACTTCCTGACCAAGCTCGACGTGCTGTCCAGCCTGGACACGGTGCCGATCTGCGTTGCGTACGACGTGGACGGTGTGCGGCACGACGAAATGCCGATGACGCAGACCGGCTTCCATCACGCGAAGCCGATCTACGAAGAGATGCCCGGTTGGTGGGAAGACATCTCCGGTGCCCGTACGTTCGAGGAACTGCCGATCAACGCGCAGAACTACGTCCTGCGTCTCGAAGAGCTGTCGGGTGCGTACATGTCGTGCATCGGCGTCGGACCGGGCCGCGACGAAACCATCGTTCGCCGGGACATTCTGCGGTAG
- the fbaA gene encoding class II fructose-bisphosphate aldolase: MPIATPEVYAEMLGRAKEHKFAFPAINCVGSESINAAIKGFADAGSDGIIQFSTGGAEFGSGLGIKDMVVGAVALAEFAHVIAAKYDVTIALHTDHCPKDKLDTYVRPLIAISQERVDAGKNPLFQSHMWDGSAIPIDENLEIAKDLLARAAAANIILEVEIGVVGGEEDGVEAEINDKLYTSNEDFLKTVEALGAGDAGSRYLLAATFGNVHGVYKPGNVKLKPSVLADGQKVATEKLGLASGSKPFDFVFHGGSGSAKSEIEEALEYGVVKMNVDTDTQYAFSRPIAGHFFSNYDGVLKIDGEVGNKKAYDPRSYLKKAEAGMTARVVEACNDLKSAGRSVSAG; this comes from the coding sequence GTGCCTATCGCAACTCCCGAGGTCTACGCCGAGATGCTGGGCCGGGCGAAGGAACACAAGTTCGCTTTTCCGGCAATCAACTGTGTGGGTTCCGAGTCCATCAACGCCGCTATCAAGGGCTTCGCCGACGCTGGTAGCGACGGCATCATCCAGTTCTCGACCGGTGGTGCCGAGTTCGGCTCCGGACTCGGTATCAAGGACATGGTCGTCGGTGCCGTGGCGCTCGCGGAGTTCGCGCACGTGATCGCCGCCAAGTACGACGTCACCATCGCTCTGCACACCGACCACTGCCCCAAGGACAAGCTGGACACGTACGTGCGTCCGCTGATCGCGATCTCGCAGGAGCGCGTCGACGCAGGCAAGAACCCGCTGTTCCAGTCGCACATGTGGGACGGCTCGGCCATCCCGATCGACGAGAACCTCGAGATCGCCAAGGATCTGCTCGCCCGTGCTGCAGCAGCGAACATCATTCTCGAGGTCGAGATCGGTGTCGTGGGCGGCGAGGAAGACGGCGTCGAGGCCGAGATCAACGACAAGCTCTACACCTCGAACGAAGACTTCCTCAAGACCGTCGAGGCGCTCGGTGCAGGCGATGCGGGCTCGCGGTACCTGCTGGCGGCCACCTTCGGCAACGTGCACGGCGTGTACAAGCCGGGCAACGTCAAGCTCAAGCCCTCCGTGCTCGCCGACGGCCAGAAGGTCGCAACGGAGAAGCTCGGTCTGGCTTCGGGTTCCAAGCCGTTCGATTTCGTCTTCCACGGCGGATCGGGCTCGGCGAAGAGCGAGATCGAAGAGGCTCTCGAGTACGGCGTCGTGAAGATGAACGTCGACACCGACACCCAGTACGCGTTCAGCCGTCCCATCGCCGGACACTTCTTCTCCAACTACGACGGTGTGCTCAAGATCGACGGCGAGGTCGGCAACAAGAAGGCCTACGACCCGCGCAGCTACCTCAAGAAGGCCGAGGCCGGCATGACGGCCCGTGTCGTCGAGGCGTGCAACGACCTCAAGTCCGCCGGCCGCAGCGTATCCGCAGGCTGA
- a CDS encoding Rv0361 family membrane protein yields MPDEKKNAPSEADAATENDAATEKIDLGKKKLVDEPADTPTEKITTDPAEVPAAKPVAKPTAAPRRIPPRDAAAGSSKAVAAEKKAPSVVPQPVGPRKIEPQQAVAKQVGAGAKQAVPQRVGPPPAEPKKPSHKKWWAALVSAVVVIAVVAAGAYLLIDRTSEDNSPEAQIRSTVESFTRALAGGDLATLRSTSCGDLATFYRDIPDTEFADVHRVSVEQGSIPTVDSIDAIQVTDTTTAIAQVIAHTDANPNDRSPRTFDLSLEGDQWKVCS; encoded by the coding sequence ATGCCGGACGAGAAGAAGAATGCACCCTCCGAGGCCGACGCCGCCACCGAGAACGACGCCGCCACCGAGAAAATCGATCTGGGCAAGAAGAAGCTGGTCGACGAGCCCGCCGACACTCCGACCGAGAAGATCACCACTGATCCAGCCGAGGTACCGGCAGCCAAGCCTGTCGCAAAACCGACCGCGGCACCGCGTCGTATTCCGCCACGGGACGCCGCTGCTGGTTCCTCGAAAGCTGTTGCGGCAGAAAAGAAAGCACCGTCAGTGGTGCCGCAACCGGTCGGGCCCCGCAAGATCGAGCCGCAGCAGGCCGTTGCGAAACAGGTTGGTGCCGGTGCCAAACAGGCAGTTCCCCAGCGCGTCGGACCGCCGCCCGCGGAGCCGAAGAAGCCGAGCCACAAGAAGTGGTGGGCGGCACTGGTGTCCGCGGTGGTCGTGATCGCAGTGGTTGCCGCAGGGGCATACCTGCTGATCGACCGCACGAGCGAGGACAACTCACCGGAGGCACAGATCCGGTCGACCGTCGAATCGTTCACCAGGGCGCTGGCCGGCGGTGACCTGGCCACGCTTCGCAGCACCTCGTGCGGGGATCTGGCAACGTTCTACCGCGATATCCCGGACACCGAGTTCGCCGACGTCCACCGCGTCTCCGTGGAGCAGGGCAGCATTCCGACCGTCGACAGCATCGACGCCATTCAGGTCACCGACACCACCACCGCGATCGCGCAGGTGATCGCGCACACCGATGCCAATCCGAACGATCGGTCGCCGCGCACCTTCGACCTGAGCCTCGAAGGCGATCAGTGGAAGGTGTGCAGCTGA
- a CDS encoding site-2 protease family protein, which produces MTVPLRRSPVLPSPVFVAVLAVAGVGGALAWTAEDVTSFTARLGVFVLVLAGWIASVCLHEFGHAFTAFRAGDREVELRGYLTLNPLKYTHPLLSIVLPVVFIAIGGIGLPGGAVYLRTGQFSASTQRRIALAGPFANAVVAVALLVVIRLFGSDGTHPAFWYGLSFLAFLQIMATILNLIPVPGLDGYAALEPSLSPATRAALAQFKTYGLLVLVALLFVPSVNSAFFGAIYTLFGLSGVPEFFAGNGNYLMRFWV; this is translated from the coding sequence ATGACCGTCCCACTACGGCGCAGTCCCGTTCTGCCGAGTCCGGTGTTCGTTGCCGTTCTGGCTGTCGCAGGAGTGGGCGGCGCGCTGGCCTGGACGGCCGAGGACGTCACGTCGTTCACGGCGCGGCTCGGGGTGTTCGTTCTGGTCCTTGCCGGCTGGATCGCCTCGGTCTGCCTGCACGAGTTCGGCCACGCCTTCACCGCATTTCGCGCCGGCGATCGCGAAGTCGAGCTCCGCGGCTATCTGACGCTCAACCCGCTGAAGTACACCCACCCGTTGCTCTCGATCGTCCTGCCGGTGGTGTTCATCGCGATCGGCGGAATCGGACTACCAGGCGGTGCCGTGTACCTGCGCACCGGCCAGTTCTCGGCGTCGACGCAACGGCGGATCGCCCTGGCCGGCCCGTTCGCCAATGCCGTTGTCGCCGTGGCACTTCTGGTCGTCATCAGACTGTTCGGCTCGGACGGCACTCACCCCGCGTTCTGGTACGGGCTCAGCTTCCTGGCGTTCCTGCAGATCATGGCCACCATCCTCAACCTGATTCCGGTACCGGGACTCGACGGATACGCCGCGCTGGAGCCCTCGCTCTCACCCGCCACGAGGGCAGCGCTGGCGCAGTTCAAGACGTACGGTCTGCTCGTACTCGTGGCCTTGCTGTTCGTGCCCTCGGTCAACTCTGCATTCTTCGGAGCGATCTACACCCTGTTCGGGCTGTCCGGTGTTCCCGAGTTCTTCGCCGGTAACGGCAACTACCTGATGCGATTCTGGGTGTAG
- a CDS encoding cation diffusion facilitator family transporter → MGAGHGHSHGVGGHSPAGPPKSRVRKMVVALAILVVFLVVEATVALAIGSLGLLADAGHMLTDVLGMSMGLIALLLARKGSAAAARTFGWHRAEVLTAIANAVLLLGVAAFIMYEAVSRIGDAPEIPGLPLILTAAAGLAANIVVMLLIRGDAKDSLAVRGAYMEVLADAVGSVGVLVGGVLMLLFQWTWVDIVVGVLISLWVIPRAIKLAGSALRILTQASPADVDVDALTGDLSALPGVTGVHDLHVWTLTTGMDVATVHLECEGSSSMVLDRAKSLLSTYGLDHATVQVEPAAHGRTCKEEITW, encoded by the coding sequence ATGGGCGCCGGTCACGGGCACAGTCACGGTGTGGGCGGTCATTCGCCCGCAGGGCCACCCAAGTCCCGCGTACGCAAGATGGTTGTCGCTCTCGCCATTCTGGTGGTGTTCCTCGTCGTCGAGGCAACCGTGGCGCTGGCGATCGGCTCGCTCGGACTGCTCGCCGACGCCGGCCACATGCTCACCGACGTCCTCGGTATGTCCATGGGTTTGATTGCACTTCTGCTGGCACGTAAGGGAAGCGCTGCCGCGGCAAGAACTTTCGGTTGGCACCGCGCTGAGGTGTTGACCGCCATCGCCAATGCTGTTCTGCTGCTGGGTGTTGCGGCCTTCATCATGTACGAGGCAGTATCGCGGATCGGTGACGCTCCCGAAATCCCCGGCCTACCACTCATTCTCACTGCGGCCGCCGGTCTCGCGGCCAACATCGTCGTCATGCTGCTCATTCGCGGAGACGCCAAGGACTCGCTCGCGGTCCGCGGCGCATACATGGAAGTCCTGGCCGACGCGGTCGGCAGCGTGGGGGTGCTCGTCGGCGGCGTGCTGATGCTGCTGTTCCAGTGGACCTGGGTGGACATCGTCGTGGGTGTGCTGATTTCCCTGTGGGTGATTCCGCGAGCGATCAAGCTGGCCGGCTCTGCGCTACGCATTCTCACCCAGGCCAGTCCGGCCGACGTCGACGTGGACGCGTTGACGGGTGACCTGAGCGCACTTCCCGGAGTGACCGGAGTGCACGACCTGCACGTGTGGACGCTCACCACCGGAATGGATGTGGCCACAGTGCATCTCGAGTGCGAGGGTTCGTCGTCGATGGTGCTCGATCGTGCCAAGTCGTTGTTGTCCACCTATGGACTCGACCACGCCACGGTGCAGGTCGAGCCGGCGGCACACGGCCGAACGTGCAAGGAAGAGATCACCTGGTGA
- a CDS encoding DedA family protein, which produces MSTQAAGSFGPLQTAGPLVVWVVVMTFVFIECAVIIGLFLPGDSMLITAGIVMATHASGTGHIWALSVGAMVAAIAGNQVGYMIGHRTGSTLVARKNGKYLNTKNLHKVNLLLEKHGFWAVLVARWIPWVRTLCPLVAGAAKMDHRRYTIASTLGAIIWAPVLLLIGFYFGSFLEKIPWLLPAVLISMIVLLVVGTGLGIWQYRKEMARPEETIEVEEVVE; this is translated from the coding sequence GTGTCCACGCAAGCAGCCGGTAGCTTCGGCCCACTGCAGACGGCGGGCCCCCTCGTCGTCTGGGTCGTCGTGATGACTTTCGTGTTCATCGAATGCGCGGTCATCATCGGCCTGTTCCTCCCCGGGGACTCGATGCTGATCACAGCAGGAATCGTGATGGCGACGCACGCGTCGGGCACCGGTCACATCTGGGCACTGTCGGTCGGTGCGATGGTCGCAGCTATCGCCGGTAATCAGGTGGGGTACATGATTGGCCACCGAACCGGCTCGACTTTGGTGGCCCGCAAGAACGGCAAATACCTCAACACCAAGAACCTGCACAAGGTGAATCTCCTGCTCGAGAAGCACGGATTCTGGGCGGTGCTCGTCGCGCGATGGATCCCCTGGGTGCGCACACTGTGCCCGCTCGTCGCAGGCGCGGCAAAGATGGATCACCGCCGCTACACCATCGCCAGCACCCTCGGCGCGATCATCTGGGCACCGGTGCTGTTGCTGATCGGTTTCTACTTCGGGTCGTTCCTGGAGAAGATCCCGTGGCTGCTGCCCGCGGTTCTCATCAGCATGATCGTGCTGCTCGTGGTCGGAACCGGTTTGGGAATCTGGCAGTACCGCAAGGAAATGGCACGGCCCGAGGAGACCATCGAGGTCGAAGAGGTCGTCGAGTAG
- a CDS encoding DUF3151 domain-containing protein, translating to MTSFGDLLGPQPTLLPGDDEAESALLNHEAPETVAAAHPTASIAWAYLAEGALESGATITAYAYARTGYHRGLDQLRRNGWKGFGPVPYSHEPNRGFLRCVAVLAKAARDINENDEYARCLDLLEDCDPKAAEALGLG from the coding sequence ATGACTTCTTTCGGTGATCTGCTCGGACCCCAACCCACACTGTTGCCCGGCGACGACGAGGCCGAATCCGCACTGCTGAATCACGAGGCCCCCGAGACGGTCGCAGCTGCGCATCCGACCGCGTCCATCGCGTGGGCATATCTTGCCGAGGGCGCGCTCGAATCGGGTGCCACCATCACCGCCTACGCCTATGCGCGTACCGGATATCACCGAGGTCTGGACCAGTTGCGTCGTAATGGATGGAAGGGATTCGGGCCGGTCCCGTACAGCCATGAGCCCAACCGCGGATTCCTCCGATGCGTCGCAGTCCTCGCCAAAGCCGCCCGCGACATCAACGAGAACGACGAGTACGCCCGCTGCCTCGACCTCCTCGAAGACTGTGACCCCAAGGCAGCAGAAGCGCTCGGCCTGGGCTGA
- a CDS encoding FUSC family protein — translation MSLLPIIQCALAAGVAWFVATDIVGHESPFFAPIAAVVSLGVSLGARLRRSAELVVGVTVGIGIGDLLISLIGSGPWQIALVVVLAMSAAVFLDGGPIIAMQAGSSAVLVATLIPPGNMGGPNRMVDALVGGLVGIAIVALIPTHPVWRARKDAANVLATAASVLQKVADGLVANDPKPIEEGLRKARATQSGIDALRTDLKGGREIARISPMYWNHRNRLAALAATADPIDNAVRNIRVLARRSLTLVRDDEILDPRVVDEVEKLAHAVEVLRQMILADPGQKPDAAEAARVLRSVAAGAKPELISNAGLSATVVLAQLRSIIVDLLQVAGLKRISALATLPPTVKHPHVPPEL, via the coding sequence TTGTCGCTGCTGCCCATCATTCAGTGCGCGTTGGCCGCAGGTGTGGCGTGGTTCGTCGCAACGGACATCGTCGGTCACGAGAGCCCGTTCTTCGCGCCGATCGCCGCTGTCGTCTCGCTGGGCGTCTCGCTCGGCGCTCGCCTGCGCCGATCGGCCGAGCTCGTCGTCGGAGTGACGGTGGGCATCGGCATCGGCGATCTGCTCATCTCGCTGATCGGCAGCGGGCCGTGGCAGATCGCGTTGGTGGTCGTGTTGGCGATGTCGGCCGCGGTGTTCCTCGACGGTGGTCCGATCATCGCGATGCAGGCCGGATCGTCCGCCGTGCTGGTGGCGACCCTGATCCCGCCGGGCAACATGGGTGGCCCCAACCGCATGGTCGACGCGTTGGTCGGCGGTCTGGTCGGCATCGCGATCGTGGCGTTGATTCCGACGCATCCGGTCTGGCGGGCCCGCAAGGATGCCGCGAACGTCCTGGCTACGGCTGCAAGTGTGTTGCAGAAGGTGGCCGACGGTTTGGTGGCGAACGATCCCAAACCGATCGAGGAGGGGCTGCGTAAGGCGCGTGCAACGCAGTCGGGTATCGATGCGCTCCGAACCGATCTCAAAGGCGGCCGGGAAATTGCCCGGATCTCGCCGATGTACTGGAATCACCGCAATCGTCTGGCCGCGCTCGCGGCGACGGCCGATCCCATCGACAATGCCGTCCGCAATATTCGGGTGCTCGCTCGGCGGTCGCTGACGCTGGTGCGAGACGACGAGATTCTCGATCCACGTGTCGTCGACGAGGTGGAGAAGCTGGCGCACGCGGTGGAAGTTCTACGCCAGATGATTCTGGCGGATCCGGGACAGAAGCCGGATGCGGCGGAGGCTGCGCGGGTGTTGCGTTCGGTTGCGGCCGGTGCCAAGCCTGAGTTGATCTCGAATGCCGGTCTGTCGGCGACGGTGGTGTTGGCGCAGTTGCGGTCGATCATCGTCGACTTGCTGCAGGTCGCCGGGCTCAAGCGCATTTCTGCGTTGGCGACGCTTCCGCCGACGGTGAAGCATCCGCACGTCCCGCCGGAGTTGTGA
- a CDS encoding VTT domain-containing protein gives MGAVSLLAASESVTTNLALLPGFLDPVNLLNSFGHWVLIGLLLVVFIESGLLFPLLPGDSLLFTAGLIAASKSTEIEPFASIWTLVILIPIAAILGDQVGFLIGTKGGAALFKSNDARFFKKKYIDESHLFFEKHGPITIILARFVPIVRTFAPVVAGASHMKYSLFLTYNVVGGILWGAGVTVLGYLLGQIAFIREHVDIIFLIIVAVSVLPIVIEVGKRMIKARKTPLGEATDAIEADAPDTKS, from the coding sequence GTGGGCGCGGTGAGTCTTCTAGCTGCCTCGGAATCGGTGACGACCAATCTGGCCCTGTTGCCCGGATTCCTCGACCCGGTGAACCTGCTCAACTCTTTCGGACACTGGGTGCTCATCGGGCTCCTGCTGGTGGTGTTCATCGAGTCGGGTCTGCTGTTCCCGCTGCTACCCGGCGATTCCTTGCTCTTCACGGCCGGGTTGATCGCAGCGTCGAAGTCCACCGAGATCGAGCCGTTCGCATCGATCTGGACGCTCGTGATCCTCATTCCGATCGCGGCGATTCTCGGCGACCAGGTCGGCTTCCTCATCGGAACCAAGGGCGGTGCCGCTCTCTTCAAGAGCAACGACGCTCGATTCTTCAAGAAGAAATACATCGACGAGTCGCACCTGTTCTTCGAGAAGCACGGTCCGATCACCATCATCCTCGCGCGCTTCGTTCCGATCGTGCGGACGTTCGCGCCGGTCGTCGCCGGTGCGTCGCACATGAAGTACTCGCTGTTCCTCACCTACAACGTCGTCGGCGGCATCCTCTGGGGCGCGGGCGTGACGGTGTTGGGGTACCTGCTCGGGCAGATCGCGTTCATCCGCGAGCACGTCGACATCATCTTCCTGATCATCGTGGCCGTCTCCGTACTGCCCATCGTGATCGAGGTCGGCAAGCGAATGATCAAGGCCCGTAAGACTCCGCTCGGCGAGGCAACCGACGCGATCGAAGCCGACGCCCCGGACACCAAGTCCTGA
- a CDS encoding pyridoxamine 5'-phosphate oxidase family protein — translation MTTWNEFSTAAPNLASAVRARFTAHKHHVLATLRADGSPRVSGTEVEFDASGVVRLGSMLGAVKARDLQRDGRFALHSNPGHHSMDGGDAKIGGVAVEITDPAVLQPIFDAAPGELVPYHVFDLDITEIVLTSLVDDHMQIDVWRPGTEVRTVTR, via the coding sequence ATGACGACGTGGAACGAGTTCTCGACTGCAGCACCGAACCTGGCCTCGGCGGTGCGGGCCAGATTCACCGCTCACAAGCACCATGTTCTTGCGACGCTACGAGCAGACGGCTCGCCGCGCGTGAGCGGAACCGAGGTGGAATTCGACGCGAGCGGCGTAGTGCGCCTCGGGTCGATGCTCGGCGCGGTCAAGGCGCGCGACCTGCAACGTGACGGACGGTTCGCGCTGCACAGCAATCCTGGGCATCATTCGATGGACGGCGGGGATGCGAAGATCGGCGGAGTGGCCGTCGAGATCACCGATCCGGCTGTGCTGCAACCGATATTCGACGCCGCGCCGGGCGAACTGGTGCCGTACCACGTGTTCGACCTCGACATCACCGAGATCGTGCTGACGTCCCTGGTGGACGATCACATGCAGATCGACGTCTGGCGTCCGGGCACCGAGGTTCGTACCGTCACCAGGTGA